The sequence aaacaaaaagacatatagACAAAGTACATTAGAAaaaaacgaaagacaagaattaaaaaaaataccatagtACAAtagcacaatgacaggatgtataagtaccaagcaacgtcaaatggatattctaacgcaattattttgtatcaatggttctgattggatgacagtaggcgtaaaattctctatcatcttgtctgtaactaaggaagcTGACATTTTGAATTGCGGAATGTATTGATGTAATTTCTAAAATGGTAAGCAAAAAATCttctatttatcaaattttagtaCACTCTGAAGCGGTCAAGGGGCTAGAAAACAAACGCCCGTTGTTTACGTTTgacgctacgcgtcgccaggtaaactaaatttgcgacagtaaaactaccgatggacgatacagttatctcttaattaCCAAAAATAGAGTAACAGAATAATAActgtatacattttattaacttttcagGTTTTGGAAGATTCTTTTGGCTAagatatatttcataaatgttgtttgtgacgagatattttaaatatttcaacttattgtgaatatataaattttggaaaaacatTACATTTGATAAGTTTTCCGGTTTCCTGTTTTCGAAGATTACATGACGAAAATCTCAGTTAATGAATCAAAATACTCATTTCAAGTGAAGAAATTTTTGTATACACTcatgtttgttatgttttcatATAGATTTACATTGGACAAATTTTCCGGTTTCCTATTTTCAGagattttatgataaaatcttAGTTTTAGTCTCAAAACACGTATTTCTATTGATTAAGTTTTACAGTTTCcgtataaaatcatatttttaatttttaaaatagcttAACATTTGACAGTTTGTCAGTTTCTTATTTTCGGagattttatgataaaaaaaatttacttatttcttttaatgaaatttagaaagCTTTCTTATGCAATCATATCAGTGgcattacaaaaataaagttataaaagatGCTGATTATTTCCCaggtttattgatttttaattaaaagtttataatttcaaCCCCAACTCATCTGTATCCACAATTCTTTAAGTATGTATATCCAATATAATGACATCTTCGACCGAAAAACAGTGAGTAGTTAGttagtcatatttttattatctgacAAACATAGAAGTTTGCTACTCTTTACAAGCAAAACCGAGTATTATACAATTTCAAACTAAGCACTCGCTTCCGAAGCTGCACAAAACACctgataaacatatatttatttcgtcATTAATGCATTGTTCCACTAATGAATTATTCTGCTTACTAGCtggtaataattttttttaaataaggccACGACAATAGTAGAATAAGTTCACTTTGGAATGTCAAATATTCGTTGAAGTATTTGATCAATTTCATGCTTATATTAGGGCTTTTCAATCGGTTCGAAGTTTTGATTTGTCTACCCTTTTTACCACTTTGCATTCACCATCTAAATAATGCGTTGTCTGATCTGTCAAGATAAATTGAATGAAGAGTAACAATATCCAACTTTCAAACAAATAATCTTAACCTTTTCAAGGCGAACTCAAATTATATTCTGCTGTCACTCTAACACACAAAAAATGTAGTTTCAATTTATCatgatttattgaaatttgaaaaagtgttctcttttaaaaaaaaatatttaccgatGTGCACCGTCGATCAAAGAACAATAATCATTTTGAGCTTGAGTTTTAAATGTTTCCGCTTTTGTTTATACAACAGATTTAAGTAAGTTTTGGATTGCATTCACGGTCTGTTACAATCTTTCGAGatacgatatttttttttattttttatctttcgtgtttcaatattctttatcttcgatattgatttgattttcCGAATGTCAGAATTcacacgtctggcgtaaatacaaaatttaatcctggtatctatgatgagtttatttacaaccactggatgtcactgctggtggagttttaattcccccAGGGTATCatcaacccagtagtcagcacttctgtgctgacatgaattatcattaaatagtcatatatatgaattaactgtttacaaacttttgattttttgaaaaactatgGCTTTTCTACGTGAGaaatagattaccgtagctgtatttggcaaaaccttttggaattttggtcctcaatgctcttcaacttcgtactttatttggcctttttaacttttttggattcgagcgacactgatgagtcttttgtagacgaaacgcgcgtctggcgtaaatacaaaatttaatcctggtagctatgatgagtttattcacaaccactgagtcgatgccactgctggtggagttttaattccctgaggatatcaccagcccaatagTCAGGACatctgtgctgacatgaattatcattgatatagtcatatttatgaattaactgtttacaaaacttttgaatgtttgaaatactaaggcttttctacttcaggaatagattactttagctgtatttggcaaatttttttggaattttggtcctcaatgctctttaacttcgttctttatttggcctttttcactgatgagtcttttgtagacgaaacgcgcgtctggcgtaaatacaaaatttaatcctggtagctatgatgagtttatttacaaccactgggtcgatgccactactggtggagttttaattccccgaggatatcaccagcccaatagTCAGGACatctgtgctgacatgaattatcattgatatagtcatatttatgaattaactgtttacaaaacttttgaatgtttgaaatactaaggcttttctacttcaggaatagattaccttagctgtatttggcaaaacgttttggaatttggtcctcaatgctcttaaacttcgttctttatttgacctttttcactgctgagtcttttgtagacgaaacgcgcgtctggcgtaaatacactTATGCAAAACTATTCTTAAAGTTTTTTAGCTGTTATGTTTAGGACTTTCTTGATCTTATGCTGTcaatattttatacttttacacTTCTGGTTTTCATCGAAGATAATTATTATTCCTGGAAAAGTGTTGTTTGCACGGATCAGTTATCAACTTGAAAAACTATTTTCTAAACTTCAATTGACTAAAAAAGACTACAAAAATGTCCAAACAATAACTCATTATAAAGTATCTATCTTAATCAAATTGAAGAAAATCAAATGAAGCACTGGCTATAATTAATAATACACAAAAAGGATATCAGGATTTATCAAAACTATTGGATAGAACAATAAACCGCTGCAACCATTAACGCCCGACTCCTTTGAAACAATCGGTGGCACACAATCCAAcaggaaatataaaaacatgtctCTTATGGAACTTTTTGAACATATGATACACTATGATTAGGAAAATGAAGAGTTCAAACAATGGGATTGTCGTCATATAAATCAATATCAAAGATTGAAATACATAACTATTTTATAGGAACAGCGACTGTAACAGTTCAATCATCGGATATGGATATTACTCTGATGATTTGTTTACTGcgtaatttaaaaaagatgaaaatacaAGATTCACTTCCAAGAGAAACAGATGTATGCGCAGAAGCAGATATATCTCGAATAAAGTATTATAGAAACTGGATAGCTCATAACACAGATggtcaaataaacaaaaacgaTTTCCCGGTGATTTGGAAGAATACTTGCGAGGTTAATAATTTGATTACAGCATAGGAATAATGATCCTTTATCAATATAGATCATTTGATCATAACATTACAGACAaatgattacaaaaatttaatgcTGAGCATAGACAGTATAGATActgaataaaatattcaattatattgaaaGGAAATTAAATAAGACTGTGAGGGATCTACTTTCCTGATTATAATGATCATCAGATAAAGGGCAAAACCTAACATTCTACGTCATTTAGTCTCTAGTAAAGAGTTTTCTCACTGAAAATCATTctgcatcttcttatttttatgtgtATTCTAAAAACGGATGGACTTATAAAACAAAAGGCTCTAAAGGCCCGTGCTCTTTAATTCGATATTTATGCAactttaaccccgccacattatttatgaatgtgcctgtcccaagtcccaagtcaggagcctgttattcagtggttgtcatttatttatgtgttacatatttgtttttgttcatttttttacataaataaggccgttagttttctcgtttgaattgttttacattgtcttatcggggccttttatagctgactatgcggtatgggctttgctcattgttgaaggctgtacggtgacctatatttgttaatgtttgtgtcattttggtcttttgtggatagttgtctcattggcaatcataccacatcttcttttttatattaaaacaaacaacgaCCAATCAAACGATTGCTAAGCCATTGTGGCCATGTTCGTTGACTTGTAGGAATTTAAAACGAAAACTCTTTGGTATCCTAGGGATCGTTCATCCCAATTCATGTTTACATGAAAATGGTTCGGTAGTTTCAGAGAGaatctttgaataaaatgatTTGCAGGGCGAAGCTTGATACAACTGCAGAGGTTAAGTCCTTGACAGTTGacgcaagtatggacacaacatgcTCTGAATTTTTGATTTCAACTAAATAGTTGACACTGTAATAGGACATGTACCAATGGTCCGATATCCAAAATGTAAAGTACATTGTTAagttcagcatatcaaagaaccccaaaaattcatttgtttatgaaattcaAATAGGTTCAATGTTGGACCCTTATGACCCCAATGTGGAAGAATTCTATAACAGAGCccatatccaaaatctaaatacactcTTGATTCAATATACCAAATAACACCAATATATTTTGATGAACTTAGTTTATGTTTGGACACTTTGGATGTTAATGTAGATTAATTGGAACAGGAGGCTGTCAGAGAGACGGCACACCGTATTTTCCTGCAgcggtcgaaccctgaacagttaaTAATGCATGGACACAACATTTGAGCTTaaaacagc is a genomic window of Mytilus trossulus isolate FHL-02 chromosome 1, PNRI_Mtr1.1.1.hap1, whole genome shotgun sequence containing:
- the LOC134708309 gene encoding uncharacterized protein LOC134708309; translation: MALSKVAAMSSLTDEETNFLRFANLLIRIALKAVRDLFDKYFTPGGLSVMLNQSKGKLETLNQKKILNKSQMDLLYPPHGTATVTVQSSDMDITLMICLLRNLKKMKIQDSLPRETDVCAEADISRIKYYRNWIAHNTDGQINKNDFPVIWKNTCEVNNLITA